From a region of the Euwallacea similis isolate ESF13 chromosome 3, ESF131.1, whole genome shotgun sequence genome:
- the Su(var)2-10 gene encoding E3 SUMO-protein ligase PIAS2 isoform X2 — protein sequence MALRDILFSNFSRQAPTLSSVPPSNSPVTADQQAAAAQAVSAMPQQQGNIVRSTAAVHPYSVDTRGMATRQAAAAAQAAAAMYSQQSIGQSMYYQPQYASTKQSPVMSSNFPVHPDVRFKRLPFYDILADLIKPSTLVPSTTQRMQEQPFYFHLTPQQATDIASSRDIRPGVKCDYIKQVQLRFCLLETTCEQEDCFPPQVIVKVNNKLCPLPNPIPTNKPGVEPKRPPRPVNITQMVKLSPTVANQITVSWAADYGRGYAMAVALVHKLTSSDLLQRLHKKGAKHSDHTRALIKEKLSDDGDCEIATTSLRVSLMCPLGKMRMTTPCRPQSCGHLQCFDASLFLQMNERKPTWNCPVCDKSALYDNLVIDGYFQDVLISTNLPSDCNEIQLLKDGSWSAQNEKKAFKMEKTSMSSVSIDDAIEIIEDNIEIVSSNSTATSSTDKPKEPEKKEVVDLTISDSDDDEPLAKRRPPPKPDSTIKFNENSNISSSSSTQPRSTTTPGPSSVSSSGYPVSPGVITLDSPSPPRSPQVTPQPPSCMLAGQTGLNNGSNGQQSYSMGSASASMPFIDMENEASSINYSQQGGF from the exons ATGGCGTTGAGGGACATATTATTCAG CAATTTTTCCAGACAAGCACCCACATTATCGTCAGTGCCTCCGTCCAATTCCCCTGTGACTGCAGATCAACAAGCCGCAGCTGCTCAAGCTGTTTCAGCAATGCCACAGCAACAAGGCAACATTGTCCGTAGCACTGCTGCAGTACATCCATACAGTGTTGATACCAGAGGAATGGCT ACCAGACAAGCTGCAGCAGCCGCCCAAGCAGCTGCCGCAATGTACAGTCAACAGAGCATAGGCCAAAGTATGTATTATCAACCTCAATACGCATCTACCAAGCAATCGCCGGTCATGTCCAGCAACTTTCCAGTGCATCCTGATGTTCGTTTCAAGAGGTTGCCATTTTATGATATCCTTG CTGATCTTATAAAACCCTCCACTCTGGTGCCGTCTACCACTCAAAGGATGCAGGAGCAACCGTTTTATTTCCACCTGACGCCGCAACAAGCCACAGACATTGCCAGTTCTCGGGATATTAGACCTGGGGTGAAGTGTGATTACATCAAGCAAGTGCAGCTTAGATTTTGCCTACTAGAAACGACCTGTGAACAAGAGGATTGTTTTCCACCACAGGTTATTGTTAAAGTCAATAACAAGCTGTGTCCGTTGCCT AACCCAATTCCAACGAATAAGCCCGGAGTGGAGCCAAAACGCCCTCCAAGGCCAGTAAACATAACACAGATGGTGAAACTGAGTCCGACTGTCGCCAATCAGATCACCGTCTCATGGGCAGCCGATTATGGGCGCGGCTATGCCATGGCTGTAGCTCTCGTTCATAAACTAACTTCATCTGACTTGCTCCAGCGATTGCATAAGAAGGGGGCCAAACATTCCGATCATACACGGGCTTTAA tcaaagaaaaattgagcGACGATGGCGACTGTGAAATAGCCACCACCAGTCTGCGCGTCTCTCTCATGTGCCCCTTGGGCAAAATGCGAATGACCACGCCATGCAGGCCTCAAAGTTGCGGACATTTGCAGTGCTTCGACGCGTCTCTCTTCTTACAAATGAACGAGCGCAAGCCGACTTGGAACTGTCCGGTCTGTGATAAGTCTGCCCTGTATGATAATCTGGTGATCGACGGCTATTTTCAAGATGTATTAATCTCAACGAATTTACCCTCGGATTGTAATGAGATTCAACTGTTGAAGGATGGCAGTTGGAGTgcgcaaaatgaaaaaaaggcGTTTAAAATGGAGAAGACATCTATGAGCAGTGTGTCTATCGATGATGCTATAGAAATTATTGAGGATAACATTG AAATCGTCTCTTCAAATTCGACAGCCACCTCCTCCACTGACAAACCCAAAGAACcggaaaaaaaagaagttgtGGACTTAACCATCTCAGACTCTGACGATGATGAACCGCTGGCAAAGCGTAGGCCTCCTCCCAAACCCGATTCAACTATCAAATTCAATG AAAACAGCAATATTTCCTCCTCGAGCAGCACTCAACCCAGATCCACAACAACCCCGGGTCCGTCCTCTGTGTCAAGTTCCGGGTACCCCGTCAGCCCCGGAGTAATCACCCTAGACAGCCCGTCGCCTCCACGATCGCCCCAAGTGACTCCGCAACCTCCTTCTTGTATGTTAGCCGGGCAAACTGGACTAAACAACGGCAGCAATGGACAGCAAAGTTACAGTATGGGATCAGCTTCGGCTAGTATGCCCTTTATAGATATGGAGAATGAGGCGTCTAGTATTAACTACTCTCAGCAAGGGGGTTTCTAA
- the Su(var)2-10 gene encoding E3 SUMO-protein ligase PIAS2 isoform X5 — protein sequence MYYRQAPTLSSVPPSNSPVTADQQAAAAQAVSAMPQQQGNIVRSTAAVHPYSVDTRGMATRQAAAAAQAAAAMYSQQSIGQSMYYQPQYASTKQSPVMSSNFPVHPDVRFKRLPFYDILADLIKPSTLVPSTTQRMQEQPFYFHLTPQQATDIASSRDIRPGVKCDYIKQVQLRFCLLETTCEQEDCFPPQVIVKVNNKLCPLPNPIPTNKPGVEPKRPPRPVNITQMVKLSPTVANQITVSWAADYGRGYAMAVALVHKLTSSDLLQRLHKKGAKHSDHTRALIKEKLSDDGDCEIATTSLRVSLMCPLGKMRMTTPCRPQSCGHLQCFDASLFLQMNERKPTWNCPVCDKSALYDNLVIDGYFQDVLISTNLPSDCNEIQLLKDGSWSAQNEKKAFKMEKTSMSSVSIDDAIEIIEDNIEIVSSNSTATSSTDKPKEPEKKEVVDLTISDSDDDEPLAKRRPPPKPDSTIKFNENSNISSSSSTQPRSTTTPGPSSVSSSGYPVSPGVITLDSPSPPRSPQVTPQPPSCMLAGQTGLNNGSNGQQSYSMGSASASMPFIDMENEASSINYSQQGGF from the exons ATGTATTACAG ACAAGCACCCACATTATCGTCAGTGCCTCCGTCCAATTCCCCTGTGACTGCAGATCAACAAGCCGCAGCTGCTCAAGCTGTTTCAGCAATGCCACAGCAACAAGGCAACATTGTCCGTAGCACTGCTGCAGTACATCCATACAGTGTTGATACCAGAGGAATGGCT ACCAGACAAGCTGCAGCAGCCGCCCAAGCAGCTGCCGCAATGTACAGTCAACAGAGCATAGGCCAAAGTATGTATTATCAACCTCAATACGCATCTACCAAGCAATCGCCGGTCATGTCCAGCAACTTTCCAGTGCATCCTGATGTTCGTTTCAAGAGGTTGCCATTTTATGATATCCTTG CTGATCTTATAAAACCCTCCACTCTGGTGCCGTCTACCACTCAAAGGATGCAGGAGCAACCGTTTTATTTCCACCTGACGCCGCAACAAGCCACAGACATTGCCAGTTCTCGGGATATTAGACCTGGGGTGAAGTGTGATTACATCAAGCAAGTGCAGCTTAGATTTTGCCTACTAGAAACGACCTGTGAACAAGAGGATTGTTTTCCACCACAGGTTATTGTTAAAGTCAATAACAAGCTGTGTCCGTTGCCT AACCCAATTCCAACGAATAAGCCCGGAGTGGAGCCAAAACGCCCTCCAAGGCCAGTAAACATAACACAGATGGTGAAACTGAGTCCGACTGTCGCCAATCAGATCACCGTCTCATGGGCAGCCGATTATGGGCGCGGCTATGCCATGGCTGTAGCTCTCGTTCATAAACTAACTTCATCTGACTTGCTCCAGCGATTGCATAAGAAGGGGGCCAAACATTCCGATCATACACGGGCTTTAA tcaaagaaaaattgagcGACGATGGCGACTGTGAAATAGCCACCACCAGTCTGCGCGTCTCTCTCATGTGCCCCTTGGGCAAAATGCGAATGACCACGCCATGCAGGCCTCAAAGTTGCGGACATTTGCAGTGCTTCGACGCGTCTCTCTTCTTACAAATGAACGAGCGCAAGCCGACTTGGAACTGTCCGGTCTGTGATAAGTCTGCCCTGTATGATAATCTGGTGATCGACGGCTATTTTCAAGATGTATTAATCTCAACGAATTTACCCTCGGATTGTAATGAGATTCAACTGTTGAAGGATGGCAGTTGGAGTgcgcaaaatgaaaaaaaggcGTTTAAAATGGAGAAGACATCTATGAGCAGTGTGTCTATCGATGATGCTATAGAAATTATTGAGGATAACATTG AAATCGTCTCTTCAAATTCGACAGCCACCTCCTCCACTGACAAACCCAAAGAACcggaaaaaaaagaagttgtGGACTTAACCATCTCAGACTCTGACGATGATGAACCGCTGGCAAAGCGTAGGCCTCCTCCCAAACCCGATTCAACTATCAAATTCAATG AAAACAGCAATATTTCCTCCTCGAGCAGCACTCAACCCAGATCCACAACAACCCCGGGTCCGTCCTCTGTGTCAAGTTCCGGGTACCCCGTCAGCCCCGGAGTAATCACCCTAGACAGCCCGTCGCCTCCACGATCGCCCCAAGTGACTCCGCAACCTCCTTCTTGTATGTTAGCCGGGCAAACTGGACTAAACAACGGCAGCAATGGACAGCAAAGTTACAGTATGGGATCAGCTTCGGCTAGTATGCCCTTTATAGATATGGAGAATGAGGCGTCTAGTATTAACTACTCTCAGCAAGGGGGTTTCTAA
- the Su(var)2-10 gene encoding E3 SUMO-protein ligase PIAS3 isoform X6 — MSENTEDLRTMLLSFRVSELQMLLGYAGRNKSGRKTELQTRAVELLRVRSHPIHQKIRELYKTIQSQAPTLSSVPPSNSPVTADQQAAAAQAVSAMPQQQGNIVRSTAAVHPYSVDTRGMATRQAAAAAQAAAAMYSQQSIGQSMYYQPQYASTKQSPVMSSNFPVHPDVRFKRLPFYDILADLIKPSTLVPSTTQRMQEQPFYFHLTPQQATDIASSRDIRPGVKCDYIKQVQLRFCLLETTCEQEDCFPPQVIVKVNNKLCPLPNPIPTNKPGVEPKRPPRPVNITQMVKLSPTVANQITVSWAADYGRGYAMAVALVHKLTSSDLLQRLHKKGAKHSDHTRALIKEKLSDDGDCEIATTSLRVSLMCPLGKMRMTTPCRPQSCGHLQCFDASLFLQMNERKPTWNCPVCDKSALYDNLVIDGYFQDVLISTNLPSDCNEIQLLKDGSWSAQNEKKAFKMEKTSMSSVSIDDAIEIIEDNIEIVSSNSTATSSTDKPKEPEKKEVVDLTISDSDDDEPLAKRRPPPKPDSTIKFNVQKLQILLTRIPETKLT; from the exons ATGTCTGAAAACACTGAGGATTTACGG ACTATGCTGTTGAGTTTCCGAGTGTCTGAGTTGCAAATGCTATTGGGTTACGCTGGACGTAACAAGTCAGGCCGTAAAACTGAACTGCAGACCCGTGCTGTGGAGCTACTGCGAGTCAGGTCACATCCAATTCATCAGAAAATTAGGGAATTGTATAAGACAATCCAATC ACAAGCACCCACATTATCGTCAGTGCCTCCGTCCAATTCCCCTGTGACTGCAGATCAACAAGCCGCAGCTGCTCAAGCTGTTTCAGCAATGCCACAGCAACAAGGCAACATTGTCCGTAGCACTGCTGCAGTACATCCATACAGTGTTGATACCAGAGGAATGGCT ACCAGACAAGCTGCAGCAGCCGCCCAAGCAGCTGCCGCAATGTACAGTCAACAGAGCATAGGCCAAAGTATGTATTATCAACCTCAATACGCATCTACCAAGCAATCGCCGGTCATGTCCAGCAACTTTCCAGTGCATCCTGATGTTCGTTTCAAGAGGTTGCCATTTTATGATATCCTTG CTGATCTTATAAAACCCTCCACTCTGGTGCCGTCTACCACTCAAAGGATGCAGGAGCAACCGTTTTATTTCCACCTGACGCCGCAACAAGCCACAGACATTGCCAGTTCTCGGGATATTAGACCTGGGGTGAAGTGTGATTACATCAAGCAAGTGCAGCTTAGATTTTGCCTACTAGAAACGACCTGTGAACAAGAGGATTGTTTTCCACCACAGGTTATTGTTAAAGTCAATAACAAGCTGTGTCCGTTGCCT AACCCAATTCCAACGAATAAGCCCGGAGTGGAGCCAAAACGCCCTCCAAGGCCAGTAAACATAACACAGATGGTGAAACTGAGTCCGACTGTCGCCAATCAGATCACCGTCTCATGGGCAGCCGATTATGGGCGCGGCTATGCCATGGCTGTAGCTCTCGTTCATAAACTAACTTCATCTGACTTGCTCCAGCGATTGCATAAGAAGGGGGCCAAACATTCCGATCATACACGGGCTTTAA tcaaagaaaaattgagcGACGATGGCGACTGTGAAATAGCCACCACCAGTCTGCGCGTCTCTCTCATGTGCCCCTTGGGCAAAATGCGAATGACCACGCCATGCAGGCCTCAAAGTTGCGGACATTTGCAGTGCTTCGACGCGTCTCTCTTCTTACAAATGAACGAGCGCAAGCCGACTTGGAACTGTCCGGTCTGTGATAAGTCTGCCCTGTATGATAATCTGGTGATCGACGGCTATTTTCAAGATGTATTAATCTCAACGAATTTACCCTCGGATTGTAATGAGATTCAACTGTTGAAGGATGGCAGTTGGAGTgcgcaaaatgaaaaaaaggcGTTTAAAATGGAGAAGACATCTATGAGCAGTGTGTCTATCGATGATGCTATAGAAATTATTGAGGATAACATTG AAATCGTCTCTTCAAATTCGACAGCCACCTCCTCCACTGACAAACCCAAAGAACcggaaaaaaaagaagttgtGGACTTAACCATCTCAGACTCTGACGATGATGAACCGCTGGCAAAGCGTAGGCCTCCTCCCAAACCCGATTCAACTATCAAATTCAATG TGCAAAAGTTGCAAATACTGCTGACGAGAATCCCGGAGACCAAATTAACTTAG
- the Su(var)2-10 gene encoding E3 SUMO-protein ligase PIAS2 isoform X4, whose product MYYSNFSRQAPTLSSVPPSNSPVTADQQAAAAQAVSAMPQQQGNIVRSTAAVHPYSVDTRGMATRQAAAAAQAAAAMYSQQSIGQSMYYQPQYASTKQSPVMSSNFPVHPDVRFKRLPFYDILADLIKPSTLVPSTTQRMQEQPFYFHLTPQQATDIASSRDIRPGVKCDYIKQVQLRFCLLETTCEQEDCFPPQVIVKVNNKLCPLPNPIPTNKPGVEPKRPPRPVNITQMVKLSPTVANQITVSWAADYGRGYAMAVALVHKLTSSDLLQRLHKKGAKHSDHTRALIKEKLSDDGDCEIATTSLRVSLMCPLGKMRMTTPCRPQSCGHLQCFDASLFLQMNERKPTWNCPVCDKSALYDNLVIDGYFQDVLISTNLPSDCNEIQLLKDGSWSAQNEKKAFKMEKTSMSSVSIDDAIEIIEDNIEIVSSNSTATSSTDKPKEPEKKEVVDLTISDSDDDEPLAKRRPPPKPDSTIKFNENSNISSSSSTQPRSTTTPGPSSVSSSGYPVSPGVITLDSPSPPRSPQVTPQPPSCMLAGQTGLNNGSNGQQSYSMGSASASMPFIDMENEASSINYSQQGGF is encoded by the exons ATGTATTACAG CAATTTTTCCAGACAAGCACCCACATTATCGTCAGTGCCTCCGTCCAATTCCCCTGTGACTGCAGATCAACAAGCCGCAGCTGCTCAAGCTGTTTCAGCAATGCCACAGCAACAAGGCAACATTGTCCGTAGCACTGCTGCAGTACATCCATACAGTGTTGATACCAGAGGAATGGCT ACCAGACAAGCTGCAGCAGCCGCCCAAGCAGCTGCCGCAATGTACAGTCAACAGAGCATAGGCCAAAGTATGTATTATCAACCTCAATACGCATCTACCAAGCAATCGCCGGTCATGTCCAGCAACTTTCCAGTGCATCCTGATGTTCGTTTCAAGAGGTTGCCATTTTATGATATCCTTG CTGATCTTATAAAACCCTCCACTCTGGTGCCGTCTACCACTCAAAGGATGCAGGAGCAACCGTTTTATTTCCACCTGACGCCGCAACAAGCCACAGACATTGCCAGTTCTCGGGATATTAGACCTGGGGTGAAGTGTGATTACATCAAGCAAGTGCAGCTTAGATTTTGCCTACTAGAAACGACCTGTGAACAAGAGGATTGTTTTCCACCACAGGTTATTGTTAAAGTCAATAACAAGCTGTGTCCGTTGCCT AACCCAATTCCAACGAATAAGCCCGGAGTGGAGCCAAAACGCCCTCCAAGGCCAGTAAACATAACACAGATGGTGAAACTGAGTCCGACTGTCGCCAATCAGATCACCGTCTCATGGGCAGCCGATTATGGGCGCGGCTATGCCATGGCTGTAGCTCTCGTTCATAAACTAACTTCATCTGACTTGCTCCAGCGATTGCATAAGAAGGGGGCCAAACATTCCGATCATACACGGGCTTTAA tcaaagaaaaattgagcGACGATGGCGACTGTGAAATAGCCACCACCAGTCTGCGCGTCTCTCTCATGTGCCCCTTGGGCAAAATGCGAATGACCACGCCATGCAGGCCTCAAAGTTGCGGACATTTGCAGTGCTTCGACGCGTCTCTCTTCTTACAAATGAACGAGCGCAAGCCGACTTGGAACTGTCCGGTCTGTGATAAGTCTGCCCTGTATGATAATCTGGTGATCGACGGCTATTTTCAAGATGTATTAATCTCAACGAATTTACCCTCGGATTGTAATGAGATTCAACTGTTGAAGGATGGCAGTTGGAGTgcgcaaaatgaaaaaaaggcGTTTAAAATGGAGAAGACATCTATGAGCAGTGTGTCTATCGATGATGCTATAGAAATTATTGAGGATAACATTG AAATCGTCTCTTCAAATTCGACAGCCACCTCCTCCACTGACAAACCCAAAGAACcggaaaaaaaagaagttgtGGACTTAACCATCTCAGACTCTGACGATGATGAACCGCTGGCAAAGCGTAGGCCTCCTCCCAAACCCGATTCAACTATCAAATTCAATG AAAACAGCAATATTTCCTCCTCGAGCAGCACTCAACCCAGATCCACAACAACCCCGGGTCCGTCCTCTGTGTCAAGTTCCGGGTACCCCGTCAGCCCCGGAGTAATCACCCTAGACAGCCCGTCGCCTCCACGATCGCCCCAAGTGACTCCGCAACCTCCTTCTTGTATGTTAGCCGGGCAAACTGGACTAAACAACGGCAGCAATGGACAGCAAAGTTACAGTATGGGATCAGCTTCGGCTAGTATGCCCTTTATAGATATGGAGAATGAGGCGTCTAGTATTAACTACTCTCAGCAAGGGGGTTTCTAA
- the Su(var)2-10 gene encoding E3 SUMO-protein ligase PIAS2 isoform X3, giving the protein MALRDILFRQAPTLSSVPPSNSPVTADQQAAAAQAVSAMPQQQGNIVRSTAAVHPYSVDTRGMATRQAAAAAQAAAAMYSQQSIGQSMYYQPQYASTKQSPVMSSNFPVHPDVRFKRLPFYDILADLIKPSTLVPSTTQRMQEQPFYFHLTPQQATDIASSRDIRPGVKCDYIKQVQLRFCLLETTCEQEDCFPPQVIVKVNNKLCPLPNPIPTNKPGVEPKRPPRPVNITQMVKLSPTVANQITVSWAADYGRGYAMAVALVHKLTSSDLLQRLHKKGAKHSDHTRALIKEKLSDDGDCEIATTSLRVSLMCPLGKMRMTTPCRPQSCGHLQCFDASLFLQMNERKPTWNCPVCDKSALYDNLVIDGYFQDVLISTNLPSDCNEIQLLKDGSWSAQNEKKAFKMEKTSMSSVSIDDAIEIIEDNIEIVSSNSTATSSTDKPKEPEKKEVVDLTISDSDDDEPLAKRRPPPKPDSTIKFNENSNISSSSSTQPRSTTTPGPSSVSSSGYPVSPGVITLDSPSPPRSPQVTPQPPSCMLAGQTGLNNGSNGQQSYSMGSASASMPFIDMENEASSINYSQQGGF; this is encoded by the exons ATGGCGTTGAGGGACATATTATTCAG ACAAGCACCCACATTATCGTCAGTGCCTCCGTCCAATTCCCCTGTGACTGCAGATCAACAAGCCGCAGCTGCTCAAGCTGTTTCAGCAATGCCACAGCAACAAGGCAACATTGTCCGTAGCACTGCTGCAGTACATCCATACAGTGTTGATACCAGAGGAATGGCT ACCAGACAAGCTGCAGCAGCCGCCCAAGCAGCTGCCGCAATGTACAGTCAACAGAGCATAGGCCAAAGTATGTATTATCAACCTCAATACGCATCTACCAAGCAATCGCCGGTCATGTCCAGCAACTTTCCAGTGCATCCTGATGTTCGTTTCAAGAGGTTGCCATTTTATGATATCCTTG CTGATCTTATAAAACCCTCCACTCTGGTGCCGTCTACCACTCAAAGGATGCAGGAGCAACCGTTTTATTTCCACCTGACGCCGCAACAAGCCACAGACATTGCCAGTTCTCGGGATATTAGACCTGGGGTGAAGTGTGATTACATCAAGCAAGTGCAGCTTAGATTTTGCCTACTAGAAACGACCTGTGAACAAGAGGATTGTTTTCCACCACAGGTTATTGTTAAAGTCAATAACAAGCTGTGTCCGTTGCCT AACCCAATTCCAACGAATAAGCCCGGAGTGGAGCCAAAACGCCCTCCAAGGCCAGTAAACATAACACAGATGGTGAAACTGAGTCCGACTGTCGCCAATCAGATCACCGTCTCATGGGCAGCCGATTATGGGCGCGGCTATGCCATGGCTGTAGCTCTCGTTCATAAACTAACTTCATCTGACTTGCTCCAGCGATTGCATAAGAAGGGGGCCAAACATTCCGATCATACACGGGCTTTAA tcaaagaaaaattgagcGACGATGGCGACTGTGAAATAGCCACCACCAGTCTGCGCGTCTCTCTCATGTGCCCCTTGGGCAAAATGCGAATGACCACGCCATGCAGGCCTCAAAGTTGCGGACATTTGCAGTGCTTCGACGCGTCTCTCTTCTTACAAATGAACGAGCGCAAGCCGACTTGGAACTGTCCGGTCTGTGATAAGTCTGCCCTGTATGATAATCTGGTGATCGACGGCTATTTTCAAGATGTATTAATCTCAACGAATTTACCCTCGGATTGTAATGAGATTCAACTGTTGAAGGATGGCAGTTGGAGTgcgcaaaatgaaaaaaaggcGTTTAAAATGGAGAAGACATCTATGAGCAGTGTGTCTATCGATGATGCTATAGAAATTATTGAGGATAACATTG AAATCGTCTCTTCAAATTCGACAGCCACCTCCTCCACTGACAAACCCAAAGAACcggaaaaaaaagaagttgtGGACTTAACCATCTCAGACTCTGACGATGATGAACCGCTGGCAAAGCGTAGGCCTCCTCCCAAACCCGATTCAACTATCAAATTCAATG AAAACAGCAATATTTCCTCCTCGAGCAGCACTCAACCCAGATCCACAACAACCCCGGGTCCGTCCTCTGTGTCAAGTTCCGGGTACCCCGTCAGCCCCGGAGTAATCACCCTAGACAGCCCGTCGCCTCCACGATCGCCCCAAGTGACTCCGCAACCTCCTTCTTGTATGTTAGCCGGGCAAACTGGACTAAACAACGGCAGCAATGGACAGCAAAGTTACAGTATGGGATCAGCTTCGGCTAGTATGCCCTTTATAGATATGGAGAATGAGGCGTCTAGTATTAACTACTCTCAGCAAGGGGGTTTCTAA
- the Su(var)2-10 gene encoding E3 SUMO-protein ligase PIAS2 isoform X1 has translation MSENTEDLRTMLLSFRVSELQMLLGYAGRNKSGRKTELQTRAVELLRVRSHPIHQKIRELYKTIQSQAPTLSSVPPSNSPVTADQQAAAAQAVSAMPQQQGNIVRSTAAVHPYSVDTRGMATRQAAAAAQAAAAMYSQQSIGQSMYYQPQYASTKQSPVMSSNFPVHPDVRFKRLPFYDILADLIKPSTLVPSTTQRMQEQPFYFHLTPQQATDIASSRDIRPGVKCDYIKQVQLRFCLLETTCEQEDCFPPQVIVKVNNKLCPLPNPIPTNKPGVEPKRPPRPVNITQMVKLSPTVANQITVSWAADYGRGYAMAVALVHKLTSSDLLQRLHKKGAKHSDHTRALIKEKLSDDGDCEIATTSLRVSLMCPLGKMRMTTPCRPQSCGHLQCFDASLFLQMNERKPTWNCPVCDKSALYDNLVIDGYFQDVLISTNLPSDCNEIQLLKDGSWSAQNEKKAFKMEKTSMSSVSIDDAIEIIEDNIEIVSSNSTATSSTDKPKEPEKKEVVDLTISDSDDDEPLAKRRPPPKPDSTIKFNENSNISSSSSTQPRSTTTPGPSSVSSSGYPVSPGVITLDSPSPPRSPQVTPQPPSCMLAGQTGLNNGSNGQQSYSMGSASASMPFIDMENEASSINYSQQGGF, from the exons ATGTCTGAAAACACTGAGGATTTACGG ACTATGCTGTTGAGTTTCCGAGTGTCTGAGTTGCAAATGCTATTGGGTTACGCTGGACGTAACAAGTCAGGCCGTAAAACTGAACTGCAGACCCGTGCTGTGGAGCTACTGCGAGTCAGGTCACATCCAATTCATCAGAAAATTAGGGAATTGTATAAGACAATCCAATC ACAAGCACCCACATTATCGTCAGTGCCTCCGTCCAATTCCCCTGTGACTGCAGATCAACAAGCCGCAGCTGCTCAAGCTGTTTCAGCAATGCCACAGCAACAAGGCAACATTGTCCGTAGCACTGCTGCAGTACATCCATACAGTGTTGATACCAGAGGAATGGCT ACCAGACAAGCTGCAGCAGCCGCCCAAGCAGCTGCCGCAATGTACAGTCAACAGAGCATAGGCCAAAGTATGTATTATCAACCTCAATACGCATCTACCAAGCAATCGCCGGTCATGTCCAGCAACTTTCCAGTGCATCCTGATGTTCGTTTCAAGAGGTTGCCATTTTATGATATCCTTG CTGATCTTATAAAACCCTCCACTCTGGTGCCGTCTACCACTCAAAGGATGCAGGAGCAACCGTTTTATTTCCACCTGACGCCGCAACAAGCCACAGACATTGCCAGTTCTCGGGATATTAGACCTGGGGTGAAGTGTGATTACATCAAGCAAGTGCAGCTTAGATTTTGCCTACTAGAAACGACCTGTGAACAAGAGGATTGTTTTCCACCACAGGTTATTGTTAAAGTCAATAACAAGCTGTGTCCGTTGCCT AACCCAATTCCAACGAATAAGCCCGGAGTGGAGCCAAAACGCCCTCCAAGGCCAGTAAACATAACACAGATGGTGAAACTGAGTCCGACTGTCGCCAATCAGATCACCGTCTCATGGGCAGCCGATTATGGGCGCGGCTATGCCATGGCTGTAGCTCTCGTTCATAAACTAACTTCATCTGACTTGCTCCAGCGATTGCATAAGAAGGGGGCCAAACATTCCGATCATACACGGGCTTTAA tcaaagaaaaattgagcGACGATGGCGACTGTGAAATAGCCACCACCAGTCTGCGCGTCTCTCTCATGTGCCCCTTGGGCAAAATGCGAATGACCACGCCATGCAGGCCTCAAAGTTGCGGACATTTGCAGTGCTTCGACGCGTCTCTCTTCTTACAAATGAACGAGCGCAAGCCGACTTGGAACTGTCCGGTCTGTGATAAGTCTGCCCTGTATGATAATCTGGTGATCGACGGCTATTTTCAAGATGTATTAATCTCAACGAATTTACCCTCGGATTGTAATGAGATTCAACTGTTGAAGGATGGCAGTTGGAGTgcgcaaaatgaaaaaaaggcGTTTAAAATGGAGAAGACATCTATGAGCAGTGTGTCTATCGATGATGCTATAGAAATTATTGAGGATAACATTG AAATCGTCTCTTCAAATTCGACAGCCACCTCCTCCACTGACAAACCCAAAGAACcggaaaaaaaagaagttgtGGACTTAACCATCTCAGACTCTGACGATGATGAACCGCTGGCAAAGCGTAGGCCTCCTCCCAAACCCGATTCAACTATCAAATTCAATG AAAACAGCAATATTTCCTCCTCGAGCAGCACTCAACCCAGATCCACAACAACCCCGGGTCCGTCCTCTGTGTCAAGTTCCGGGTACCCCGTCAGCCCCGGAGTAATCACCCTAGACAGCCCGTCGCCTCCACGATCGCCCCAAGTGACTCCGCAACCTCCTTCTTGTATGTTAGCCGGGCAAACTGGACTAAACAACGGCAGCAATGGACAGCAAAGTTACAGTATGGGATCAGCTTCGGCTAGTATGCCCTTTATAGATATGGAGAATGAGGCGTCTAGTATTAACTACTCTCAGCAAGGGGGTTTCTAA